Within Anopheles nili chromosome 3, idAnoNiliSN_F5_01, whole genome shotgun sequence, the genomic segment AGCAATATGTTTCACCGAAAACGCCACAACCGACTTCATCGGGCTGGGACGAATGTTTGAGAGAGTCGTATTTATTTCACAATTAGTGCCATCCTCCAGCATCTTGCTTCAGTGTTTATTGTACACGATGATGATAAAGGGTTAGAGATCGGATCAtagccataaaaaaaaacgagggttcgtttgcgtgtgtggggGGAAAAGCAAAGCTAGTGCGCTAGAGAAGGTGTTGGCGAACGTAGACGTAAGGAAGCAGGAATCGATACGAGCGATAAGAGCGATGGAACGAGCAATGTTCAAGGTTACACAGATGCACCAACGGTACTGAAAACATGGACAATGTGCTGAAATAATGTGTatcggaaaactttttttgtcTAATAAACACGAGAATGGAACAACAAGATACTAAAGGAGATACGTTAATAATCACTATCATGCTACTATCACTGTTCACCCATTCCCAATCCTTTTTTGGGAATCTTAAAACCCTCCCACAACCCCACTCCCCCGCCCCCTCATCAAGTAGAAACTGGGAAAAGTTCAGAAGCTGTTCAATTTCGTATAGAGAAATATCACAAACGTAACATGTTATGTGTAGTACGGAACCGAACATTCTTATGGAGGCAAAACCCGTTAGCTTATGATGACTGGACAACGAGAGACTTTTCCTACATTTAGAAGATTTTCGAGAGCGTTCATTGTTTCCCCCACAAGGCATAAAGAAGCGGAGTGGTTTCGTTTGCTGAATCGCGTGAATTAGAACCTAGAAAAAATTCATACTCAAACGGAAGCTTACATTGATTGAAGACTAATGTCTGAGATTGAGCAACGCGAAGAACTTTTGGTGACTATTTGGCCATGTGACTAAACTGTAGGAAAATCGAATTACTGATAATTTTTGGATGTTTGAAGATAGTCTGATAGCCAATCTTATGATTTCTGGCCCTGCTcttgaaacaaagaaaaaatcatcaagCCACCTTTCAACACTATGTTCCTTATTTTCAACACATACTGTTAGAGTCTGCCACCTCTTTCAGTCAAAtaaaggacacaaaaaaacatgatttaaaCCGAAAATAGGGAAAGTAGGGATTTCGCTATCAGAACCGTCGAGTTCAGATGCGAGAAACAGACTGCAGTTTAACCCCACGATCGAGGGTTGCGCGTTTGTCCGCCAAACTTACGAAACCTGCTGAAACACAGTCTACCATATTTTGCTCAactgacaaacaaaaaaaaagacacggaATATCAATAACAGCATCATCTTcggaaagaaacggaaaaaacGGAATTACCTTCTATCGGTTTAGTAGCTAGGCAGCGTCCTTCGCATAGTTTATCATTTCAACTGTGATAACAGGCTCACGAACACCGTAAACTGGAAAACACTTGCCTTTGGAAAATGTTAGCTgtccaaaaacccaaaccataGGTATGTTAACAAACGCACATAAAAAAGATGCTTATATAACAGACATACGGCAGCCAACGTTTGCATCTGTTACAATAAGCTCACGAGCGTAACGGTgcttaaatttgaaaatgtttgcaaaaatctCGTATTCGCTCGTACGCTTAAGGTACCAGCGGCTCATGAAGTGGCACGAGCTGCAGTTATTTACACACGTGGTTCGCCAGATGGCTTCCATATAGCATTCCATTCTGTGGGCGTATAAAAGCAGCCCCCAAAGCACCAAATTCATGCAGTTAAGGACAACCCTCGAAAGCCTGCCAAACTCGACTGTGACCAAGGATGGATCGTTTGTTTTGGGGCGTTTTGCGCTTGCTCCTGCGCCCTACTGAATATAGCTGACAGTCGTAAGTTGTTTCTACCACCAAAGTACGAATAATGCAGCCTTATCAATTGCTCGATCGTCTCGTAAGCTTCCAGGTGAAACAATGTGCAATTACAGCAACTGGGTGGGATATTGTGGTCAGCCATTTTCAAGATCGGTAGCTTCATCACCCTGAAGGAGTACAGCGTGGTGGCAAATTTCGGTGTAACCAGGCACGTTGCGTCGCTTTAAGCCACCCAGGCCCAAACATCCGTGATGGTACGTTCTACAGACAGAGACTTATCGTGGAAGTCAACTTGAATACgtaaatttttattgcttttacGTAACACCAATTGTACTAGCTCCATCCGATAGACAGAATTGCACGTTTTAATGGAAAGCAATAGCTCTATTTGCCATCTGTCAAGCCGAACATATCCAGCAGCTCTCTAATCCGAACTTTTGTAATGCTTAATCATTCCAATGATGAATTCAAATCACATATAATGTTCTTCCTATCAAGATTTTCCTTTAAAgtagttgttttatttattctttttaaaGTATATGATTTCCTTAGCCTACAGACGTTGCATAAAACTAGCTTTAAACATGAACCTCTGATTCTAATCCTGTGTAAACTTACTGAAAAGAACATCTTTTACAGTTGAAATTCGCTTAGACCTGCACTGGTTTAAGTCGAATCAAAATCgcacaacaataaaacaaagaaagcaTATGACATAATGAAAGGATCATTAGCAATATACGATCGATGATCAAgttttataaactgtctaagCCTCAGTACTCGGTTTGTAAAACTCAATGATCAATGGTTGAACacaaatatttattgcacTACGTTGTTTCTGTTTCCAGGCGTATCTATTCCTTAAAATGCacttgtggtttgttttggctGAGTGTTTCTCCAAAATAGTAGTCTCGTGTGAACCTTCGTTGAATATTTTACGGCATAATGAATTACGAAAAATGATGCTAGCTTTCAAGACAAAACCACGGGCTCGGATGGCTTTTTCTAGTACTGCATTGCAATTCTATTTAAGAGTGATATGAGAATCCAGTAGGATTCCTAAATCACGCTCAAACttttcataaaataaacgCATTGATAAGCTAAACTGCACAAGATTATCCCATATTTAATCATTAAAACAAGTTTGATGCGAATGAGTTATCAGCCTGACATTGCTGAAAACTAAAAATGCTGCATTTTAAAGTGAAAATGTAAATGTGATCCCGATGTTTTCCAAATGTTGCAAACTACTTGAATATCGACCGCATTAAACGAACTGCTGTCTCGATTGCCCTTTGCCTATGAATTGATTAATCAATTGCCTTTAGTCTATCCATGGTGTCCCTAACATTCCTTAGTCAAGCCATTTCCAGCTTGACGAAACCTGTAGCCTGTACCAAGCAGGAATAGCATCGTTTACTAAAACCATCGTGCCAAACAAGCGAGACATAAGTTCACATGGATTGAGATGCTAGACGTGACCAGATCTAGTACCTTCGTGCGTCATAAATATTCACTTTTCAGTTGTTTTAATAGCCTTGCGAGagtaataaattgaaaaacacTTGCATTTGCAAATTCTTCTAGTTGTCTTTTTCGTAAAATACTACCCATATGTTAAGTAAAACAAATCACCACAAGTCTACGTAATATGCGGTGGTTTCAAGCGTCATTCAGTTCTACTTTTCAGCAGTATTAACAGCTCTGCGGGCGTTGTGagtttttcaaaaaacacTTGCATTTACATaccgctgctgttgttgtaaaAATTTGCGAAAACTCTAACAAACAAATCTCGAACAAATTACCAATTCGTGCCAGCGATATCCTACGATCTAGATGAAAAAGCTTCAGTACAGATTCATGAAATGCTGCTTTTGGCATGAGTTGTAGAAAACGAATGTTGACACATGTGGCAACGGCAGATGGCTCGACATTCAAATTGACAACATTCTGTGGGCGTATAAGAGTAGCCCCATAGCTCCAAACCCCTTCAAGTTGAGCACAACCCGCGAAAGCCTGCCAAACTCGACTGTGACCAAGAATGGATCGTTTGTTCTGCGGCGTTTTGTGCCTGCTCGTGCTCTTCTGCGCCCTGCTGAGTGTAGCCGACAGCCGTAAGTACTTGCTACTGACAAAGTACGGTGAGCTCAGACAGCTCAATCGTCTCATCTTCTTGCAGGTGAGGTTGTGTGTTACTATGGCAACTGGGCCGTGTACCGTAACGGGGTTGCCAAACTGCCGGTAGACAACATTGACCCTAAGCTGTGCACGCAGCTGAACTACGCGTTTTTTGGCATCACTGGCAATGGAAACGTGCGCATCATAGACGAGTACGCAGCGCTACCACCGGGACCTCCTGTGTACGGGCTGGACGCGATCAATAAGTTCTACGGGTTGAAGCAGATTAATCCGGCCCTTAAAACGATTGCCGCCATCGGTGGCTACAACACCGACATCGGTAACTTCTCCCAAGTGGCCGCTAGTCCGCAGCTGCGGTCTACATTCGCATCGAATGCGGTAGCGTTCCTGCAGAAGTACCGCTTCGACGGAATGGACATCGACTGGGAGTTCCCGAGTTTGGAAGACAAGAACAACTACGTGCTGTTCCTGCAGGCACTGTCGGCGGCGTTCGCTCCATACAAACTGCTGCTGACGGTGGCGGTGCCAGCAGCTGAGTCGGCTACCGCGGTGTACGACATTCCGGGCATTTCGAAGGCCGTCAACTTCATCAACCTGATGGAGTACGACATGCAGGAAAACTTTGGCGTAACTCGGCACCACGCGGCACTTTACCCAGGTCCAGCCACCCTCGATGATACGGCTTTCAAGCGGCAGCTAAACGTGGAGTCTAGCGTAAAGTACTGGCTTAGCAAGGGCGCACCAGCTGGGAAGCTTAACCTCGGTATCCCGTTTTATGGTCACACGTTTAAGCTGGCCAATCCGAGCCAAACCGGAGTTGGTGCCCCAACCAGCGGCTTGGGCAATAAAGGTCCCTACAGCGACCAGCTTGGCTTCCTGGCGTACAATGAAATTTGTCCGCGCACGTGGACCGCGAAGGTGTACGATCAGGTACAGGGCACCATGTACGCCTACGACAAGACAGAGTGGGTGTCGTACGACAGCGCGCAAAGCATAACGGGGAAATGTAACCTGATTGCGCAGTACGGGCTTGCCGGTGGAATGGTTTGGTCTCTGGAATCGGACGATTTCAGTGGTACATGCGGCAAGAAGTGGGAGCTTTTAACTGCGCTTAACCAGTGCGTAAATGGTGCTGCTATAatgacaacgacgacaacgacggcgacgacaACGAAGACTACAACAAAAGCTACAGCAGCGGCTACAACAAAGGCTACAACAATGGCTGCAACAACGGCCAAAACAACGGCCGGCACAACGGCCAGAACAACGGCCAAAACAACAACGCAGCCAGCGGTAACGAAATCGAGTACATCCGGATCTGGACGGTTCGTTTGCCCAAGCGACGGATACTTCAAGGATCCCGCCAATTGTGCCAAGTATTACCAGTGTGCTAACGGTACGGCGTATTCAATGAGCTGCCCATCTGGCCTCTATTTCAACGAGATCTATAAAGTCTGCGATTGGCCCGCCAATGTGAAGTGCTAGTGATGCTTACGACCGAACCACGCTTTGAAacgagagaaataaaatatatgaagTGCAAATGTAAAGCCCGTACCGTTTGCTGTTATGAACATATCTGCTAGATGTGTTCCTTGTGGATGTGTGTTCTTCTAAGAAGCTCTAGTGGGAGAGCGTGTATTATCAAAACTATCAACTGAGCATGCTTTTTTCATGCTTCCACCATCAGTCCTGGAGTCCTGGTCCAGATCCTTGTTCAAATATCCATCAGTATAGAATCTTAATCAATCAACAACGTGATTATGAGTTGTGAAAACAGATGGCGCTACTTCTGCTGCACAGGAttcaaaacaaacggaaatgTTGTACTATGTAACGCAATGGTTGGTATTTGTGGATTTATTATATTGATTTTCTATCTTCTTATGCATCTCATCCAGCCCTTATAATTTCATAATTCTCTGTACTCCGTAGCTCTAAGCTTTTACTGCATTCTGTTGTATTTcgattattattataaaaaatttCATAGGGATAGATACAGTTGATAGTGGCATACATGGATATGAGAATCTAGAAACGATTTACTGTTAAATTATGGAgtttatttcattattatcAAGCTTTTAGTTCTATGAGTactttaaaatattttacaaaatgacAAAACTATACCAAAGCACAAACGTTAATAATTGATTTGTCTATTGTTTACTTAAATAATTTTATGTAGAACGTATTTAATAGGTAATTCCCATTTATCGCAAAATATTATGCTAccttaattttcaatttcgtgcgcgattttaatgcattttaaatttcaaaattgttaTTCCAGTAAGTTGCGCAGTAGCGTGTACGAAAACACATTATGGCAATATTATAGCACAGGTAATTCGAATGAAGTAGTACTAAAGTAGCGTCATCTGTTGACTTTTGCAGGACACTTCCTACACtgaattcattcattctttaACGGAATCCTCGTTATCATTCATAATACCTTATATCAATCTATGCTTTTTCGTATTTATCAATCATTGATGTCATAATGTTATTAGTATAAATGACCACAAAGAACGGGTGAAAATATGGACCTATGCATAGACAATTAATTGTTAGTACAATTATAGCATCGATCCTGGACATATTCTTTTCCACAACTACAGTGGTGGGCTCATTATCCTAGCttgatttatatatttttcaaagaaagtataaataaaatcaattttaaaaatataataatatacAATATACTATAGTTTGATGTCTAAATTGCAATACATCCGAGGAGATTGCGTATCACGAGTCGAATCGTTCCGTGCTCCGAGTGGAGCTGTCCATCACTAGCACAAAGTGACGTTTCttcgcaacgaaaaaaaaaaacacacatgaaaaacacaaagcaaaaacaactTTCTGATTTACCGAAGTACAACTAAAGTAAATTAGCGGTGCAAACGGAGAGGAAAAACGGCGTACCAACCGATGCCCATGGTGCAGCGTCGACGGCAGGTAAGCCCGGCACGTGAATACATCAATCACGCGCCTTGCGAGATTTTCCATCGCGCTAGCCTACGAGCCCACGGAGGATCATCCGCTACACCATCGTCACCACTATCGAGGACGAGAGAATCGCCAACCCGTCTACGGTCCACTAGCAGAGACTCGCAGTGATAGCGGTCAAGTGATTGGCGCGACGGtagaaacggtggaaaaaccagcACAAAAGTGTCTGCAAAGGTGGCGATGGTGTCGACCGTCAGGTCACCGAAGCGGTCAGCTGCGGTGCACCTTCTTGGACACACGACGTTGCTCAAGAACCTGTCGCCAGTCGGTGGGCAATTGCCTAGGGAAGTGTGTGCGCGGGTCTGTGTGCGATCTAGATGCGGttttgcagcaaaaataacaacaaaacgtCGAGCAAGTGTGCGGACGACGGAGTATGTTGCTCCAGTTACGCcagaacacgcgcgcgccgtGTTTTTACTTTGCGCAACCGTTTACCATCTGTGCGGTGATTACGGACGGGTGCGTTGTGGCCATACCAGGATTCATCCGCGAAGCATCCTTGGCCGCGAACCCTGCGCCTGACGGGTGGTTTTAGCGCCCCCGCGTctggagggtgtttttttttatcagcatcATAACAAGCCATCGTTAGATAGGCACCGATAGGCGTAGAGTGAttggaaacacacacaaaaaaatgaagagaatGTTAGTAGCGAGCTTGTGAAGCCGTTTCTTTGCCATCGCCGAAGCTCGCTGTGAACCCAAACCGGTGTTCCGGTCAGTCCCATATAGCACCGTTTCCGAGTTGTCACATTTTAAGGCTCCCCTAAGAGCTAATTTATGTGTCTATttactctctctttttctctctatctcgtgtgccattgaaggtgttttgttgaaataaaGATACCGCAAGAGCGACCTTCTGCCGTGCGAACGGAAGTGATATCTCGGGAAGGTTGATCCGAGCAGCTGTTGCGAGGGCGTGCCGTACGACCTGTGACCTCCGGCACACGGAATGGCGGAACCAAACGCCCTACCACCGGACGTGAATCCGGAGAACAATCCCATTCCCGGTGCACCACTAATCAATCCGGGTCGGCCACGGAACAATGTGCAGGTGAGTTTGCGAGCCTGCGAGAGCCGATGCCAAACCATTTACGTTTGCTTTTCGTGTTCTTTCCACACAGAATCCGCTGATCAACGTGCGCGATCGGTTGTTTCACGCGCTTTTCTTCAAAACGGCAATCGCCTACGCGCAGACTATACCACGGTAAGATGCACCGGGGAACCGGCTGTTACGGAAATCACCGCCAGCTCATTAGCACGGCGAAGGACACACCGCGGGCGCACTCGGAGGGGGTCACAGCAAGCTAACGTTCACCGTTCACGGCACCGATCGTTCGAGTGTGCATATTTGATTACGGTGCGAGGTTGCATTAATTTGTCTCCGGCCGACCCCCGGATGAGCGCCGACGGTTGACGTCAGCGGTGGCTGAATTCGGGTAGCACGGTTTTCCAATGCATCCGCTTCGCTAATGTGACGGTTTCTCTGGCTTTCTTGTAGGCCGGTCCGACGCGCGATCGAACTGATGATGTTGCTGAAGGCGCTGACGGCGTTCTTCATCCTCGCGTACATCCACGTGCGCTTCTCACAAACACCAACGACGTGCCTGGAGCACGTCAAGAACGATTGGCCGCGCGATGGAATCCTGCGGTAAGATCGGCATCAACACCGAGCATCGTGGCGTTGGGCGAATGTAACCGGTTTGTTTGAATTGTAGCGTGGAAATCGTTAGCCTTAACCGAAACGAGTACGACGGGTCGAAACAGGTGTCCGCCGAAATGGACACCGGCGACGTGAATGTGTTACGCAACACGCTAAAGAACGGCATGGTCAGTATCGATCCGTCTACGACGCTTCCGCACGAAGAAGAACACAATCAGAACGGTGTGGATGTGCTGGTGCAGCTGAGCTACGCCAACAGCAGCCCGGTGGCCAAGGAACAGGTTTCCTACGGCCACGAACCGATGACGTCGGATTTGTATGCGAGCACGCGGCCGGAAAAGGTCATCGTCACCGAGAACCTCACCGGGGTGACGATAGACAGTACACCGTTTCCCGGTGGGGGTGCCGATGGGAAGGAACCGAAGGAACCCGACGTGCTGGCGGCGTCGGCGGGAAAACTCGAGGAGCCAGCAAAGCAGCAGGAAAGTGTGGTTGTTTAcaccaacgaaaccatcaTGAAATCGCTCGATTCGCTC encodes:
- the LOC128724453 gene encoding probable chitinase 10, with the translated sequence MDRLFCGVLCLLVLFCALLSVADSREVVCYYGNWAVYRNGVAKLPVDNIDPKLCTQLNYAFFGITGNGNVRIIDEYAALPPGPPVYGLDAINKFYGLKQINPALKTIAAIGGYNTDIGNFSQVAASPQLRSTFASNAVAFLQKYRFDGMDIDWEFPSLEDKNNYVLFLQALSAAFAPYKLLLTVAVPAAESATAVYDIPGISKAVNFINLMEYDMQENFGVTRHHAALYPGPATLDDTAFKRQLNVESSVKYWLSKGAPAGKLNLGIPFYGHTFKLANPSQTGVGAPTSGLGNKGPYSDQLGFLAYNEICPRTWTAKVYDQVQGTMYAYDKTEWVSYDSAQSITGKCNLIAQYGLAGGMVWSLESDDFSGTCGKKWELLTALNQCVNGAAIMTTTTTTATTTKTTTKATAAATTKATTMAATTAKTTAGTTARTTAKTTTQPAVTKSSTSGSGRFVCPSDGYFKDPANCAKYYQCANGTAYSMSCPSGLYFNEIYKVCDWPANVKC